A stretch of Clostridiales bacterium DNA encodes these proteins:
- a CDS encoding type II secretion system protein: MRRRRTKSGFTLIEVLVAAVIFLLILFPFLSTYVISNKINQNAFYIKKATDVVKNAQDDICTWDEDILDVLSRRTSDDKTREWRYLDTQDNESMYESFRNMLDKKEPLSINGKRFGDGMDIYFTVEKDGVYNYVESAVLDKEGYKVDNTDDIRSGYDLYIRVGKNLDDLDPYKNIIQIYQNSTNNSKDGVVSYSTNNDGRGFYLKVTLNNDGTSNYTLREIPSEYKPLEKSETDDNIFFGGKKWLKVFRAMPGDVALMYAPDERVQYIQFPFDVEGKSLYKREDQSKTWGNLASYLNSTFYNSLAYSTTTKYYTSKSWIKKHKWCIGPEENEAGIVTKENVGLLRRSEVERIKSNVKTYLERSCDNETYTLTPTYEDGGSIYTVGGIVMSPKTELNIFPVIYLDKDLYLKDDGRLFDGTREELKNGNIVRPNNGDDSVLCGNNVRVMIYFDKDLEETNLEGKYFEKLRLLVDVVDNRSVTTDDGLIVYTVNNKKRDNYNWLNITDATRVFDKATNTARFKVLENIDVNYDSNKDTTKDDYSTNWTKNKDVVIKKAFKVKGYKINVWAEYMSTDSYRYDNKFKDKHEELELYINKEKDNPTFDYSKDSGSSFKETDNIIDIDAWVRDSELRDVDGEEDLTEEGYVTKYYRVN; the protein is encoded by the coding sequence ATGAGGAGAAGGAGAACTAAATCAGGGTTTACATTGATTGAAGTTTTAGTTGCGGCAGTTATCTTTTTGCTTATATTGTTTCCCTTTCTCTCAACATATGTAATTTCAAATAAAATTAATCAGAATGCGTTTTATATAAAAAAGGCAACGGATGTAGTAAAGAATGCTCAAGATGATATATGTACGTGGGATGAAGATATTTTGGATGTGCTAAGTAGGAGAACGTCAGATGATAAGACCAGAGAGTGGAGGTACTTAGACACACAAGATAATGAAAGTATGTATGAATCTTTTAGAAATATGCTAGACAAAAAAGAACCGCTTAGTATAAACGGAAAACGTTTTGGAGATGGAATGGACATATATTTTACAGTAGAGAAGGATGGCGTTTATAATTATGTGGAAAGTGCTGTGTTAGATAAAGAGGGGTATAAGGTTGATAATACAGATGATATTAGAAGTGGATATGATTTGTATATAAGAGTTGGGAAAAACTTAGATGATTTGGATCCGTATAAGAATATTATACAAATATATCAAAATAGTACTAATAATAGTAAAGACGGAGTAGTTTCTTATTCTACAAACAATGACGGTCGAGGATTTTATCTTAAAGTGACGCTAAATAACGATGGTACATCTAACTACACGCTAAGAGAAATACCTAGTGAATATAAACCATTAGAAAAATCGGAAACTGACGACAATATATTTTTTGGGGGAAAGAAATGGCTAAAAGTTTTTCGTGCGATGCCAGGGGATGTTGCATTAATGTATGCGCCAGATGAGAGAGTTCAGTATATACAATTTCCTTTTGATGTAGAAGGTAAATCTTTATACAAAAGAGAGGATCAGAGCAAAACATGGGGGAATTTAGCGTCTTATTTAAATAGCACATTTTATAATTCGTTAGCGTATAGCACAACCACAAAATATTATACAAGTAAAAGTTGGATTAAAAAGCATAAGTGGTGTATTGGTCCAGAGGAAAATGAGGCAGGGATTGTGACAAAAGAGAATGTAGGGCTTTTAAGGCGAAGTGAAGTAGAACGAATTAAAAGTAATGTGAAGACATACTTAGAAAGAAGCTGTGATAACGAAACATATACACTAACACCAACTTATGAGGATGGTGGTTCTATATATACAGTTGGAGGTATAGTAATGTCACCTAAGACTGAACTTAATATATTCCCAGTAATATATTTGGACAAGGATTTGTACCTAAAGGATGATGGAAGACTTTTTGATGGAACAAGGGAAGAATTAAAAAATGGTAATATTGTAAGACCTAATAATGGTGATGATTCAGTGTTGTGCGGAAATAATGTTCGAGTAATGATATATTTTGATAAAGATCTAGAAGAGACTAATTTAGAAGGGAAATATTTTGAAAAATTACGACTTTTAGTTGATGTGGTGGATAATAGAAGTGTAACAACAGATGATGGACTTATTGTATATACAGTAAATAATAAAAAAAGGGATAATTATAATTGGTTAAACATAACTGATGCAACAAGAGTGTTTGATAAAGCAACAAATACAGCTAGGTTTAAGGTTTTAGAGAATATAGATGTAAATTATGATTCTAATAAGGATACGACAAAGGATGACTATTCCACAAATTGGACGAAAAATAAAGACGTAGTAATAAAGAAGGCTTTTAAAGTGAAGGGTTATAAAATAAATGTTTGGGCAGAGTACATGTCAACAGATTCATATAGATATGATAATAAATTTAAAGATAAGCACGAGGAGTTGGAGCTTTATATAAACAAAGAAAAGGACAATCCTACATTCGATTATAGTAAGGATAGTGGGTCAAGCTTTAAAGAGACAGATAATATAATAGATATTGATGCTTGGGTACGTGATAGTGAATTACGGGATGTTGATGGGGAAGAGGATTTAACAGAGGAAGGCTATGTTACAAAGTACTATAGAGTAAATTGA
- a CDS encoding prepilin-type N-terminal cleavage/methylation domain-containing protein: MRKNNGFTLIEMMVAIVIFTIITVPMLTLFYFGARALEKQTGTTQELSMVRETIGILVDDLEKYSSNATRVDTKNNDENEVLETKLVIRDDDNFPEGEPKKIIYTYNNKDRVLIRDIDGAKTLLLTNRQLTDDLYKEPQKVKYDIERSPPVQLTKDTVRNTIRVYIRVKTDIEANPQEGEYVHRIGEQGRKVIKFKKDGYIRVNENEKFNFYRSSFTIESYFKMDDIVTQRSLFNLIGDDNKSRVNVLVKDKKLEVRMNDSIISTVEYDLEKNNIDYTTGVWRRFVLIYDDEEKMLHLYVTKENEPTQLNEGVHEAFDTEKMLYNGVEESLREILIDKIYIGNENDSSNDSYDGILCLYEPKIWLKIINPERYDVSRKLVSDEEKLAVYIKDDYGKHFQDGVLEFKVVNAVNNKKMKTRNIEIYEDVVTQKNDSIKKTTIDDISEVLG, translated from the coding sequence GTGCGAAAAAATAACGGGTTTACGTTAATAGAGATGATGGTGGCCATAGTAATATTTACCATAATAACTGTACCTATGTTAACCTTATTTTACTTTGGAGCAAGAGCACTTGAGAAACAAACTGGAACGACTCAGGAGTTGTCTATGGTAAGAGAAACGATTGGGATTTTAGTGGACGATTTAGAAAAATATTCATCTAACGCGACTAGAGTTGATACAAAAAATAATGATGAAAATGAAGTTTTAGAGACAAAGTTAGTGATACGAGATGATGATAATTTTCCTGAAGGAGAGCCTAAGAAAATTATATATACCTACAATAATAAGGATAGAGTACTAATAAGAGATATAGATGGGGCAAAAACGCTCTTGCTAACGAACAGACAACTAACTGATGATCTTTACAAAGAGCCTCAAAAAGTGAAATATGATATAGAGCGTAGTCCACCAGTGCAGTTAACAAAAGATACGGTAAGAAATACTATACGAGTGTATATAAGAGTAAAGACAGACATAGAAGCTAATCCACAAGAGGGTGAGTATGTACATCGTATAGGGGAACAGGGTAGAAAGGTAATAAAATTTAAAAAAGATGGATATATAAGAGTTAATGAAAACGAAAAATTTAATTTTTACAGATCATCATTTACTATAGAAAGTTACTTTAAAATGGATGATATTGTAACGCAAAGAAGTTTATTTAATTTGATTGGTGACGATAATAAATCTAGAGTGAATGTGTTAGTTAAAGACAAAAAGCTTGAAGTAAGAATGAATGATAGTATTATTAGTACAGTGGAGTATGATTTAGAAAAGAACAATATAGACTATACAACTGGTGTATGGAGAAGATTTGTACTTATATACGACGATGAAGAAAAAATGCTTCATTTGTACGTAACTAAAGAAAATGAGCCAACCCAATTAAATGAAGGTGTGCACGAAGCATTTGATACAGAGAAGATGTTATATAATGGGGTTGAGGAATCTTTACGAGAAATACTTATAGATAAAATATATATTGGAAATGAAAATGATAGTTCTAATGATAGTTATGATGGAATTTTGTGTTTATATGAACCGAAGATTTGGTTAAAGATTATAAATCCAGAAAGATATGATGTGAGTAGGAAATTGGTAAGTGATGAGGAAAAACTTGCAGTTTATATAAAGGATGATTATGGAAAGCATTTTCAAGATGGAGTTTTAGAGTTTAAAGTGGTTAATGCAGTTAATAATAAGAAGATGAAAACAAGGAATATAGAAATATATGAAGATGTTGTTACACAGAAAAATGATTCAATAAAAAAGACAACAATAGATGATATAAGTGAGGTATTAGGATAA